The Helicobacter mustelae genome has a segment encoding these proteins:
- the glmU gene encoding bifunctional UDP-N-acetylglucosamine diphosphorylase/glucosamine-1-phosphate N-acetyltransferase GlmU → MKTSIIIMAAGKGTRMHSVLPKVLHKICGKPMISYIIQEALAYSDDVHVILGHEAQSIHAFLREHFPSVKEHLQDLIHCAGTGGALMQGVSKKAIAVCYDRVLILNGDMPLIHGGMIEKILGQREDVVIGAMELENPSGYGRIVLKDDCVQSIIEEKDCSQEERKIKTVNAGIYAVNRLLLEEFIPRLNQQNAQKEYYLTDIVQMAVEQGVRIGVAMGDAESLMGVNNKIEQSRAEEILLDRLRKKAMLNGVIMHLPHTIYLEEDVEFVGECEIYESVRLCGKTKIINSVIFSHSVIESSVIESSDVGPLAHIRPKSQIKNTHIGNFVEVKASSLDGVKAGHLSYLGDCEIHEGSNVGAGVITCNYDGLKKHPTKIGKNVFIGSDCQLIAPLVVESEVLIGAGTTVSKNCTKGDLVLSRTAQKNIPNGYYKFFKKQN, encoded by the coding sequence ATGAAGACATCCATCATTATTATGGCAGCAGGCAAGGGCACGCGCATGCACTCAGTCCTACCAAAGGTGTTGCACAAGATTTGTGGTAAGCCTATGATTTCTTATATCATCCAAGAGGCCCTGGCCTATAGCGATGATGTGCATGTAATTTTGGGACATGAGGCCCAGAGTATTCACGCATTTTTAAGAGAGCATTTTCCTTCAGTCAAAGAGCATCTCCAAGATCTTATACATTGCGCTGGGACTGGGGGAGCATTGATGCAGGGGGTAAGCAAAAAAGCCATTGCTGTGTGCTATGATCGTGTGTTGATTTTGAATGGGGATATGCCCTTAATTCATGGGGGGATGATAGAAAAGATTTTGGGGCAGAGGGAGGATGTGGTCATTGGTGCCATGGAGTTGGAAAATCCTAGTGGCTATGGCAGGATTGTCTTGAAGGATGATTGTGTGCAATCAATCATCGAAGAGAAAGACTGCAGCCAAGAAGAGAGAAAAATCAAAACTGTAAATGCTGGGATTTATGCGGTAAATCGGTTGTTGTTAGAGGAGTTCATCCCAAGACTCAATCAACAAAATGCACAAAAAGAATATTATCTCACAGACATTGTGCAAATGGCAGTGGAGCAGGGCGTGCGCATCGGGGTGGCCATGGGGGATGCAGAGAGCCTTATGGGTGTGAATAATAAGATTGAGCAGAGTAGGGCAGAGGAGATTTTGCTAGATCGTTTGCGCAAAAAAGCCATGCTAAATGGTGTGATCATGCATCTGCCTCATACAATTTATCTTGAAGAAGATGTAGAATTTGTCGGAGAATGCGAGATCTATGAGAGCGTGCGTCTTTGTGGCAAAACAAAGATTATTAATTCTGTCATATTCTCTCACAGCGTGATTGAATCTAGCGTGATTGAATCTAGTGATGTGGGGCCCTTGGCACACATCCGTCCAAAAAGCCAGATTAAAAACACACATATTGGGAATTTTGTGGAAGTCAAGGCTAGCAGCTTGGATGGGGTGAAGGCGGGGCATCTGAGCTATCTGGGAGATTGTGAGATCCATGAGGGAAGCAATGTGGGCGCAGGTGTGATTACTTGCAATTATGATGGCTTGAAAAAACATCCAACCAAAATTGGAAAAAATGTCTTCATCGGCAGTGATTGCCAGCTCATCGCGCCTCTAGTGGTGGAGTCAGAGGTGCTTATTGGTGCTGGGACTACGGTGAGCAAAAACTGCACAAAGGGCGATCTTGTGTTATCTCGCACTGCCCAAAAAAACATTCCCAATGGTTATTATAAATTTTTCAAAAAGCAAAACTAG
- a CDS encoding OprD family porin — protein MKKVLLMMVGLGLMGVQAGKLKDLVENASIDGYARVKYTVTGGPDGRGRGYQIFFKPNFTSGEVNGYSFTTGIFFAAGSSAPQSNTSDDFIGSSRSFRYNNQLDFFNISNLFVNKKFDKAKTDVRLGVMQINSPLNFTTIYGDRGIGVALENRSIQAMDFRIAIYDSWMTDNLMLQTATRAFGLDTNPNGKNDGFKGIGNNLVIAGWAGSFDSVGVSNLRGTFYYAYANKLFDAMVFADVGYTFDFGDFKLDLMGQIGYLQMYENPHFFSKAGALKDYFTTKMSALGKGVTYARDRGAYNLRMAFKYKGYLGDIGYMGSFGQGYGVMLDNKGGFKYGGQLWNQIIAGGVLGFGWTGTGGFRDTDIILAYTTHSYQINKVRVGIDFAFVGGHNRMAFMLSASPKIAGTPGDRGGAVVGKPNNLTKNINVYEISPQILYQATKDFSVGFVLSQLLGGMEITRGQVTFLYNF, from the coding sequence ATGAAAAAAGTATTGTTAATGATGGTTGGGCTTGGACTCATGGGAGTGCAGGCAGGTAAACTCAAAGATTTGGTAGAGAATGCAAGCATCGATGGTTATGCAAGGGTGAAATATACTGTGACTGGGGGGCCAGATGGTAGAGGCAGGGGTTATCAGATTTTCTTCAAGCCCAATTTTACTTCTGGTGAAGTTAATGGATATAGCTTCACGACTGGGATCTTCTTTGCCGCAGGTTCTTCGGCACCACAAAGCAATACCTCAGATGATTTCATCGGCTCTAGCAGATCGTTTCGTTACAATAACCAACTGGATTTTTTCAATATATCCAATCTCTTTGTAAACAAAAAATTTGACAAGGCAAAAACAGATGTCAGGCTGGGCGTCATGCAGATCAATTCTCCGCTAAACTTCACCACTATTTATGGCGATAGAGGGATAGGAGTGGCACTAGAAAACCGATCTATCCAGGCCATGGATTTTCGAATTGCTATTTATGATTCTTGGATGACAGATAATCTCATGCTACAAACTGCGACAAGAGCATTTGGCCTAGATACCAATCCCAATGGCAAAAATGACGGGTTCAAGGGAATTGGTAACAATCTCGTGATTGCAGGTTGGGCAGGGAGTTTTGATTCTGTGGGGGTCAGTAATTTGCGCGGGACATTTTATTATGCCTATGCAAATAAATTATTTGATGCCATGGTGTTTGCTGACGTGGGCTATACCTTTGATTTTGGTGATTTTAAACTGGATTTGATGGGGCAAATTGGCTATCTGCAGATGTATGAAAATCCTCATTTTTTCTCTAAAGCCGGCGCCCTCAAAGATTATTTCACCACAAAGATGAGTGCACTTGGGAAGGGTGTGACTTACGCTAGAGATAGAGGGGCATATAATCTCAGAATGGCCTTTAAATACAAGGGCTATCTAGGGGATATTGGATATATGGGTAGCTTTGGGCAGGGCTATGGCGTCATGCTAGATAACAAAGGGGGCTTCAAATATGGAGGACAGCTCTGGAACCAAATCATTGCCGGTGGAGTGCTAGGATTTGGTTGGACTGGTACGGGTGGCTTTAGGGATACAGATATCATTCTTGCCTATACCACCCACAGCTACCAAATCAACAAAGTGCGCGTAGGGATTGATTTCGCCTTTGTGGGAGGGCATAATAGAATGGCGTTCATGCTAAGCGCAAGCCCCAAGATTGCCGGGACACCTGGGGATAGGGGAGGGGCTGTAGTGGGTAAGCCAAACAATCTCACAAAAAATATCAATGTATATGAGATTTCCCCACAGATTCTTTACCAAGCGACCAAGGATTTTAGTGTAGGTTTTGTGCTCTCTCAATTGCTTGGAGGCATGGAAATTACAAGAGGTCAAGTCACTTTCTTGTATAATTTTTAG
- a CDS encoding membrane protein translates to MKYSFIEAQPKRIFSRIVEIWWLYIFLALGVIGVFYIVLNIQVEIADHEMDGYGKRLSFFEEEIQKITAKHKRAELELNIIKSDDIDNYIIKDGIINFLNLIPDQITINYIQIDSDALVIKGITPSKEVFKYLLQNPLKAIFDQSEVTFYMLSNGWYKFVSESHSQNALLQ, encoded by the coding sequence ATGAAATATAGCTTTATTGAAGCCCAACCAAAGCGGATTTTTAGCAGGATTGTGGAGATTTGGTGGCTGTATATTTTTCTAGCCCTTGGTGTGATTGGAGTGTTTTATATCGTGCTTAATATCCAAGTAGAGATCGCAGATCATGAGATGGATGGCTATGGCAAGAGATTGAGTTTTTTTGAAGAAGAGATCCAAAAAATCACTGCCAAGCATAAGAGAGCGGAGCTTGAGCTCAATATCATCAAATCCGATGATATTGATAACTACATCATCAAAGATGGAATTATCAATTTTTTAAATCTCATTCCCGATCAAATCACCATCAACTACATCCAGATTGATAGCGATGCGTTGGTGATAAAGGGCATCACCCCCTCAAAAGAGGTTTTCAAATATCTTTTGCAAAACCCCCTCAAAGCAATCTTTGATCAGAGTGAAGTGACATTTTATATGCTCTCTAATGGCTGGTATAAATTCGTCTCAGAAAGCCACTCCCAAAATGCATTGCTGCAATGA
- a CDS encoding HP0268 family nuclease → MELKLAKTDQEVESKIITLQEIYEQASQERFFYFSRDNKEKDLQKVLQSFVDKKRSAKLDKISYGLDEKDFIYELHII, encoded by the coding sequence ATGGAGTTGAAATTAGCAAAAACAGATCAGGAAGTAGAGTCAAAGATAATCACGCTTCAAGAGATTTATGAGCAAGCAAGCCAAGAGAGGTTTTTTTATTTTTCTAGAGACAATAAAGAAAAAGATTTGCAAAAAGTATTGCAATCCTTTGTGGATAAAAAGCGCTCTGCAAAGCTTGATAAAATATCCTACGGGCTAGATGAAAAAGATTTTATCTATGAGTTGCACATCATTTAA
- a CDS encoding lysophospholipid acyltransferase family protein — protein MEYLSFKRRVLLLLLPRLVWLLMWLLYLTCRNRFHISEELKNTNCIATFWHGEFLMLPFAYLKLRKKPKVFVISSRHFDGELMVRLYSYFGFKTIRGSTNYNGIDRGGIKVLMESFRYLREGWDTGITPDGPRGPYHSIADGVVAMGQKTKTPLSVFRVKPQCYWELRTWDKFQIPKPFSRVDYYLMDPFVLEKDWDVDFAKARIYEKMQAL, from the coding sequence TTGGAATATCTCTCCTTTAAGCGCAGGGTATTGTTATTGCTTTTGCCACGCCTGGTTTGGCTATTGATGTGGCTGCTCTATCTTACATGCAGGAATCGCTTTCATATCTCTGAGGAGCTCAAAAATACCAATTGCATCGCGACATTTTGGCATGGGGAGTTTTTGATGCTTCCTTTTGCTTATCTAAAACTACGAAAAAAACCTAAGGTTTTTGTCATCTCTAGTCGTCATTTTGATGGCGAGCTGATGGTGCGCCTTTATAGTTATTTTGGCTTTAAGACCATTCGAGGCTCTACAAACTACAATGGCATAGATCGCGGAGGAATCAAGGTATTGATGGAGTCTTTTCGCTATTTGAGAGAGGGATGGGATACGGGGATCACTCCTGATGGACCAAGAGGGCCTTATCATAGCATTGCAGACGGGGTGGTAGCTATGGGCCAAAAGACCAAAACCCCTTTGAGTGTTTTTCGCGTGAAACCCCAGTGCTATTGGGAGCTAAGGACTTGGGATAAATTTCAGATTCCTAAGCCATTTAGCAGGGTGGATTATTATTTGATGGATCCCTTTGTCTTGGAAAAAGACTGGGATGTGGATTTTGCTAAGGCAAGAATTTATGAAAAAATGCAGGCTTTATGA
- the miaB gene encoding tRNA (N6-isopentenyl adenosine(37)-C2)-methylthiotransferase MiaB has translation MKLYIETLGCAMNTRDSEHMISELQKKEGYELTQDAKEADLILINTCSVREKPERKLFSEIGQFTKIKKNGAKIGVCGCTASHMGEQIIKRAPSVDFVLGARNVSKITEVLHRPKAVEVAVDYDDSTYVYDIPHQAGIKALLNISIGCDKKCAYCIVPHTRGKEISIPLDLLLTEANKLVSRGTKEILLLGQNVNNYGARFSVPHAPINFTGLLHELGKIDGLERIRFTSPHPLHMNDEFLEEFAQNPKVCKSIHIPLQSGSSAILKAMRRGYTKEWYLNRIEKLRALVPEVGISTDIIVGFPGESDADFQDTLDVLEAVRFDTMYSFVYSPRPYTESASWGAEREVPKEVAARRLAMLQNRHKEILVEDAKKEIGKVYTILVENNKQSPVETFSEGRSDNAKLIRVYDCFLDMGSFVPVEVIANDGGSLIGISLL, from the coding sequence ATGAAACTTTATATTGAAACATTGGGCTGTGCAATGAATACGCGCGATAGCGAGCACATGATTTCTGAGTTGCAGAAAAAAGAAGGCTATGAATTGACTCAAGATGCCAAAGAGGCGGATTTGATTTTAATCAATACCTGCTCTGTGCGCGAGAAGCCTGAGCGCAAGCTTTTTTCTGAAATCGGGCAGTTTACTAAAATCAAAAAAAATGGCGCAAAGATTGGGGTGTGTGGCTGCACAGCAAGCCATATGGGAGAGCAAATTATCAAAAGAGCTCCAAGTGTGGATTTTGTATTGGGTGCGCGCAATGTTTCTAAGATTACTGAGGTGTTGCACAGGCCAAAGGCTGTGGAAGTGGCAGTGGATTATGATGATAGTACTTATGTATATGATATCCCCCATCAAGCAGGCATCAAGGCGTTGCTAAATATTTCTATTGGCTGTGATAAAAAATGTGCGTATTGCATCGTGCCTCATACTCGAGGAAAGGAGATTTCTATCCCTCTAGATCTTTTGCTCACAGAGGCTAATAAATTAGTATCTCGCGGCACCAAGGAAATTTTGCTGCTTGGACAAAATGTCAATAATTATGGAGCGCGGTTCTCTGTCCCTCACGCACCCATTAATTTCACGGGATTGCTCCACGAGCTTGGGAAGATTGATGGTTTGGAGCGCATCCGCTTCACCTCTCCTCATCCCCTGCATATGAATGATGAATTTTTAGAGGAGTTTGCACAGAATCCCAAAGTTTGCAAATCCATTCACATTCCACTGCAGAGTGGATCAAGTGCCATCCTCAAAGCCATGCGCCGTGGATATACCAAGGAATGGTATCTTAATCGCATAGAGAAACTTCGTGCATTGGTCCCAGAAGTGGGCATTAGTACCGATATCATCGTGGGGTTCCCAGGAGAGAGTGATGCGGATTTCCAAGACACTCTAGATGTACTCGAAGCAGTGCGTTTTGATACGATGTATAGCTTTGTGTATTCTCCGCGCCCATATACCGAATCTGCAAGTTGGGGAGCGGAGCGCGAAGTCCCCAAAGAAGTGGCGGCAAGACGTCTAGCGATGTTGCAAAATCGCCACAAAGAGATCTTGGTAGAAGATGCCAAGAAAGAAATTGGGAAAGTCTATACCATTCTTGTAGAAAACAACAAACAAAGCCCAGTAGAGACCTTTAGTGAGGGGCGAAGCGATAATGCCAAATTAATCAGAGTGTATGATTGCTTCCTTGATATGGGGAGTTTTGTTCCTGTGGAAGTGATTGCTAATGATGGAGGTAGTTTGATTGGAATATCTCTCCTTTAA
- a CDS encoding YkgJ family cysteine cluster protein has protein sequence MQDFKFSFDGSACNACGGKCCVGESGYIFCTIKEMQEIALHLGILFDEFTKKYVKKVGYKFSLIERASSLGHACVFFDPDSKKCQIYEVRPKQCRTFPFWDIYRDGKHLDELKKECMGIGFDKTHH, from the coding sequence TTGCAGGATTTTAAATTTAGCTTTGATGGATCTGCTTGTAATGCTTGTGGAGGGAAGTGCTGCGTGGGTGAGAGTGGTTATATCTTTTGCACGATCAAGGAAATGCAAGAGATCGCGCTGCACTTGGGGATTTTGTTTGATGAATTTACGAAAAAATATGTTAAAAAGGTAGGCTATAAGTTTTCCTTAATCGAAAGGGCATCCAGCCTGGGGCACGCGTGTGTGTTTTTTGATCCTGACTCCAAAAAATGTCAGATCTATGAAGTGCGTCCCAAGCAGTGTCGCACCTTTCCTTTTTGGGATATCTACAGAGATGGGAAACATCTTGATGAACTAAAAAAAGAATGCATGGGGATCGGTTTTGATAAGACGCATCACTAA